In a genomic window of Hippoglossus stenolepis isolate QCI-W04-F060 chromosome 15, HSTE1.2, whole genome shotgun sequence:
- the LOC118122058 gene encoding stAR-related lipid transfer protein 13 isoform X3 has protein sequence MTSQRRSAKLQLRRSISEQLRDSTSRAWDLLWRNVRERRLAEIEAKEACDWLRAAGFPQYAQLYEDSQFPVDISSVKRDHDFLDRDLVEPLCRRLNTLNKCASMKLDVSHPKKKGDDSDEDDPLAISKRWTFEWSSRRWSRLQDFLLDSTNDNSPTGQGEGLRSTVSSESVLTDLSEQEITDISSLHSEDSASAMPDSISMASLSASYQPPSELSHYNSLPIKSRRHGQGGRSKAKEFLRRMEVMRTWGPSTMRKSSNRRPPLVISGPVLQGEEPQALQVLQCTPISQLEPSPNNHQTDEDSPADTLTIDCEDQSMVRVSASSEAVTPDVKEPGFTKPRPASKRSSMYLEDMELPSQGKRTEGQSQFGRNQFHSYENLLIHIPKDHKPGTFPKALSIESLAPSPDDRNNGRQTRTQPSTPCNGLGDPWSNKPLSKPPCPGAPRGSRVSVYDNVPGSHLYASTGDLQDLENEDNMFPHLDDIIQHVSGLQQIVDHWSRSVLPEDDTGEEEGEGRTSPSECERDGVSLIDTDSTGTCRERRDSGVGASLTRPRLRWPSFRTSDHLNQPASSLQISSQSAGQLSLLQKFSLLRLTAIMEKYSMSNKHGWTWSVPKFMKRIKVPDYKERSVFGVPLIVHVQRCGFPLPLCLQQALSHLRTHCLDQVGLFRKSGVKSRIQALRQQCELSPDSVTYEDQSAYDVADMVKQFFRDLPEPLLTSKLGETFLHIYQYVPKEQRMQAVRAAILLMPDENREVLQTLLSFLRDVTSLVEENQMTPMNLAVCLGPSLFHLSILKNDTLSPRSIQKKYTTGRPDQKDLSENLAATQGLAHMISEGHRLFQIPEEMVTQSRNSYMEAELMVPPLDELCKAHEEEVDEDEEEDDEEGSYHAHIERLVQNLLKDAKDKSKAWVSRSTIDNTELAFKKVGDGNPLRQWRVCVEVPATPSEVLHRLLRERPLWQTELRQEKVLEPLDRQTDVYQYSCCNMAPQPNCDYVVLRSWRTDLCRGSCALVSVSVEHEDSPRMGAVRGVVLESQYLLEPCGTERTRLTHISRVDLRGRSPEWYNKAFGHLCVNEVQRIRSSFLPPDQTSTEAKV, from the exons ATTCCCAGTTTCCAGTTGACATTTCCTCAGTGAAAAGGGACCATGACTTCTTGGACCGGGATCTGGTGGAGCCGTTATGTCG ACGTCTCAATACTCTGAACAAGTGTGCGTCCATGAAACTGGATGTCAGTCACCCCAAGAAGAAA GGTGATGACTCCGATGAAGATGACCCGCTGGCGATCAGTAAACGGTGGACGTTTGAGTGGAGCAGCCGACGCTGGTCTCGTCTGCAAGACTTCCTGTTGGACAGCACCAATGACAACAGCCCGACAGGTCAGGGGGAGGGTCTGCGCAGCACAGTGAGCAGCGAGAGCGTCCTGACAGACCTAAGCGAGCAGGAGATCACGGACATTTCCTCGCTGCACAGTGAGGACTCGGCCTCCGCCATGCCTGACTCCATATCCATGGCGTCCCTCTCCGCTTCCTACCAACCACCCAGTGAGCTTTCACACTACAACTCCCTGCCAATCAAAAGCAGGCGCCATGGCCAAGGAGGGCGGAGCAAAGCCAAAGAGTTTTTGCGTCGCATGGAAGTGATGCGCACCTGGGGGCCATCAACGATGCGGAAAAGCTCAAACCGCCGGCCGCCACTCGTCATCAGTGGGCCTGTGTTACAGGGGGAGGAGCCTCAGGCACTGCAGGTGCTCCAGTGTACTCCCATCAGCCAATTAGAACCCAGTCCTAACAACCACCAAACTGATGAAGACAGTCCTGCTGACACACTCACCATTGATTGTGAAGACCAGTCCATGGTGAGAGTGAGCGCCAGCAGTGAGGCAGTGACGCCCGATGTGAAGGAGCCGGGGTTCACCAAACCTCGCCCGGCCAGCAAGAGAAGCAGCATGTACCTGGAGGACATGGAGCTGCCTTCTCAGGGAAAGAGGACTGAGGGGCAGAGTCAGTTTGGCAGAAACCAGTTTCATTCATATGAAAACCTCCTCATTCACATCCCCAAAGACCATAAACCTGGCACCTTCCCCAAAGCTCTGTCCATCGAGAGCCTGGCGCCCTCCCCTGATGACAGGAACAATGGCCGTCAGACACGGACCCAACCTTCTACACCCTGCAACGGCCTGGGTGATCCCTGGTCCAACAAACCTCTCTCCAAGCCCCCCTGTCCCGGAGCACCGCGGGGCAGCAGGGTGAGCGTGTACGACAACGTGCCGGGCTCGCACCTGTACGCCAGCACGGGAGACCTGCAAGACTTGGAGAACGAGGACAACATGTTCCCTCACCTGGATGACATCATCCAGCACGTCAGCGGTTTGCAACAAATCGTGGACCACTGGAGCCGCAGCGTGCTGCCCGAGGATGAcacgggggaggaggagggggagggccGGACCAGCCCCAGCGAATGTGAGAGAGACGGCGTCTCCCTGATTGATACAGATTCGACGGGGACCTGTCGGGAGAGGCGGGACTCTGGAGTCGGGGCCTCGCTGACGAGACCACG TCTGCGATGGCCCAGTTTCAGAACCTCTGATCATCTCAACCAGCCGGCATCCTCGCTGCAGatcagcagccaatcagcaggCCAGCTCAGCCTGCTGCAGAAGTTCTCTTTGCTCCGTCTCACCGCCATCATGGAGAAATACTCCATGTCTAATAAACACGGCTGGACATG GTCTGTGCCCAAGTTTATGAAGCGCATCAAGGTGCCTGACTACAAAGAGAGGAGTGTGTTTGGTGTTCCCCTCATCGTGCATGTCCAGCGCTGTGGTTTTCCGCTCCCTCTGTGTTTACAGCAGGCCCTCAGCCACCTCCGAACACACTGTCTGGACCAG GTGGGATTGTTCCGCAAATCGGGCGTGAAGTCTCGTATTCAGGCTTTGAGGCAGCAGTGCGAGCTGTCCCCTGACTCCGTGACGTACGAGGACCAGTCCGCTTACGACGTGGCCGACATGGTCAAGCAGTTCTTCAGAGACTTGCCTGAGCCTCTGCTCACAAGCAAGCTGGGGGAAACCTTCCTGCACATTTACCAAT ACGTCCCGAAGGAGCAGAGAATGCAGGCCGTCAGAGCGGCCATCTTGCTGATGCCGGACGAGAACAGGGAGGTTCTGCAGACGCTGCTCTCCTTCCTGCGCGACGTCacctccctggtggaggagAACCAGATGACGCCGATGAACCTGGCCGTGTGTCTGGGGCCTTCGCTCTTTCACCTCAGCATCCTGAAGAACGACACGCTGTCGCCAAG GTCGATCCAGAAGAAGTACACCACCGGCCGTCCCGATCAGAAAGACCTGAGTGAGAACCTGGCCGCCACTCAGGGCCTGGCACACATGATCTCTGAGGGCCATCGTCTGTTTCAG ATCCCAGAGGAGATGGTGACCCAGTCTCGTAACTCCTACATGGAGGCCGAGCTGATGGTGCCGCCGCTGGACGAGCTGTGCAAGGCTcacgaggaggaggtggatgaggacgaagaggaggacgaTGAGGAAGGATCCTACCATGCACACATAGAACGCCTGGTCCAGAACCTGCTGAAAGATGCCAAAGACAAGAGCAAAGCCTGGGTGTCACGTTCAACTATTGACAATACAGAGCTGGCTTTTAAAAAG GTGGGAGATGGTAACCCTCTGCGGCAGTGGCGTGTGTGCGTGGAGGTGCCCGCAACTCCCAGTGAGGTACTGCACCGGCTGCTCAGAGAGCGCCCCCTGTGGCAGACTGAGCTACGGCAGGAGAAGGTTCTGGAGCCgctggacagacagacagatgtgtaCCAGTACTCCTGCTGCAACATGGCACCTCAACCCAACTGTGACTATGTGGTACTGAG ATCGTGGCGTACAGACCTGTGCAGAGGTTCCTGTGCGCTGGTGAGCGTGTCCGTGGAACACGAGGACAGCCCACGCATGGGAGCGGTGAGGGGGGTTGTGCTGGAGTCGCAGTACCTCCTGGAGCCCTGTGGGACCGAGAGGACCAGGCTCACACACATCTCCAGAGTGGACCTCAG GGGAAGATCTCCAGAATGGTACAACAAGGCCTTCGGTCACCTGTGTGTCAATGAAGTCCAGAGGATccgctcctcttttctccctccagaTCAGACGAGCACTGAGGCCAAGGTCTGA
- the LOC118122058 gene encoding stAR-related lipid transfer protein 13 isoform X4 — MRASKIEAKEACDWLRAAGFPQYAQLYEDSQFPVDISSVKRDHDFLDRDLVEPLCRRLNTLNKCASMKLDVSHPKKKGDDSDEDDPLAISKRWTFEWSSRRWSRLQDFLLDSTNDNSPTGQGEGLRSTVSSESVLTDLSEQEITDISSLHSEDSASAMPDSISMASLSASYQPPSELSHYNSLPIKSRRHGQGGRSKAKEFLRRMEVMRTWGPSTMRKSSNRRPPLVISGPVLQGEEPQALQVLQCTPISQLEPSPNNHQTDEDSPADTLTIDCEDQSMVRVSASSEAVTPDVKEPGFTKPRPASKRSSMYLEDMELPSQGKRTEGQSQFGRNQFHSYENLLIHIPKDHKPGTFPKALSIESLAPSPDDRNNGRQTRTQPSTPCNGLGDPWSNKPLSKPPCPGAPRGSRVSVYDNVPGSHLYASTGDLQDLENEDNMFPHLDDIIQHVSGLQQIVDHWSRSVLPEDDTGEEEGEGRTSPSECERDGVSLIDTDSTGTCRERRDSGVGASLTRPRLRWPSFRTSDHLNQPASSLQISSQSAGQLSLLQKFSLLRLTAIMEKYSMSNKHGWTWSVPKFMKRIKVPDYKERSVFGVPLIVHVQRCGFPLPLCLQQALSHLRTHCLDQVGLFRKSGVKSRIQALRQQCELSPDSVTYEDQSAYDVADMVKQFFRDLPEPLLTSKLGETFLHIYQYVPKEQRMQAVRAAILLMPDENREVLQTLLSFLRDVTSLVEENQMTPMNLAVCLGPSLFHLSILKNDTLSPRSIQKKYTTGRPDQKDLSENLAATQGLAHMISEGHRLFQIPEEMVTQSRNSYMEAELMVPPLDELCKAHEEEVDEDEEEDDEEGSYHAHIERLVQNLLKDAKDKSKAWVSRSTIDNTELAFKKVGDGNPLRQWRVCVEVPATPSEVLHRLLRERPLWQTELRQEKVLEPLDRQTDVYQYSCCNMAPQPNCDYVVLRSWRTDLCRGSCALVSVSVEHEDSPRMGAVRGVVLESQYLLEPCGTERTRLTHISRVDLRGRSPEWYNKAFGHLCVNEVQRIRSSFLPPDQTSTEAKV, encoded by the exons ATTCCCAGTTTCCAGTTGACATTTCCTCAGTGAAAAGGGACCATGACTTCTTGGACCGGGATCTGGTGGAGCCGTTATGTCG ACGTCTCAATACTCTGAACAAGTGTGCGTCCATGAAACTGGATGTCAGTCACCCCAAGAAGAAA GGTGATGACTCCGATGAAGATGACCCGCTGGCGATCAGTAAACGGTGGACGTTTGAGTGGAGCAGCCGACGCTGGTCTCGTCTGCAAGACTTCCTGTTGGACAGCACCAATGACAACAGCCCGACAGGTCAGGGGGAGGGTCTGCGCAGCACAGTGAGCAGCGAGAGCGTCCTGACAGACCTAAGCGAGCAGGAGATCACGGACATTTCCTCGCTGCACAGTGAGGACTCGGCCTCCGCCATGCCTGACTCCATATCCATGGCGTCCCTCTCCGCTTCCTACCAACCACCCAGTGAGCTTTCACACTACAACTCCCTGCCAATCAAAAGCAGGCGCCATGGCCAAGGAGGGCGGAGCAAAGCCAAAGAGTTTTTGCGTCGCATGGAAGTGATGCGCACCTGGGGGCCATCAACGATGCGGAAAAGCTCAAACCGCCGGCCGCCACTCGTCATCAGTGGGCCTGTGTTACAGGGGGAGGAGCCTCAGGCACTGCAGGTGCTCCAGTGTACTCCCATCAGCCAATTAGAACCCAGTCCTAACAACCACCAAACTGATGAAGACAGTCCTGCTGACACACTCACCATTGATTGTGAAGACCAGTCCATGGTGAGAGTGAGCGCCAGCAGTGAGGCAGTGACGCCCGATGTGAAGGAGCCGGGGTTCACCAAACCTCGCCCGGCCAGCAAGAGAAGCAGCATGTACCTGGAGGACATGGAGCTGCCTTCTCAGGGAAAGAGGACTGAGGGGCAGAGTCAGTTTGGCAGAAACCAGTTTCATTCATATGAAAACCTCCTCATTCACATCCCCAAAGACCATAAACCTGGCACCTTCCCCAAAGCTCTGTCCATCGAGAGCCTGGCGCCCTCCCCTGATGACAGGAACAATGGCCGTCAGACACGGACCCAACCTTCTACACCCTGCAACGGCCTGGGTGATCCCTGGTCCAACAAACCTCTCTCCAAGCCCCCCTGTCCCGGAGCACCGCGGGGCAGCAGGGTGAGCGTGTACGACAACGTGCCGGGCTCGCACCTGTACGCCAGCACGGGAGACCTGCAAGACTTGGAGAACGAGGACAACATGTTCCCTCACCTGGATGACATCATCCAGCACGTCAGCGGTTTGCAACAAATCGTGGACCACTGGAGCCGCAGCGTGCTGCCCGAGGATGAcacgggggaggaggagggggagggccGGACCAGCCCCAGCGAATGTGAGAGAGACGGCGTCTCCCTGATTGATACAGATTCGACGGGGACCTGTCGGGAGAGGCGGGACTCTGGAGTCGGGGCCTCGCTGACGAGACCACG TCTGCGATGGCCCAGTTTCAGAACCTCTGATCATCTCAACCAGCCGGCATCCTCGCTGCAGatcagcagccaatcagcaggCCAGCTCAGCCTGCTGCAGAAGTTCTCTTTGCTCCGTCTCACCGCCATCATGGAGAAATACTCCATGTCTAATAAACACGGCTGGACATG GTCTGTGCCCAAGTTTATGAAGCGCATCAAGGTGCCTGACTACAAAGAGAGGAGTGTGTTTGGTGTTCCCCTCATCGTGCATGTCCAGCGCTGTGGTTTTCCGCTCCCTCTGTGTTTACAGCAGGCCCTCAGCCACCTCCGAACACACTGTCTGGACCAG GTGGGATTGTTCCGCAAATCGGGCGTGAAGTCTCGTATTCAGGCTTTGAGGCAGCAGTGCGAGCTGTCCCCTGACTCCGTGACGTACGAGGACCAGTCCGCTTACGACGTGGCCGACATGGTCAAGCAGTTCTTCAGAGACTTGCCTGAGCCTCTGCTCACAAGCAAGCTGGGGGAAACCTTCCTGCACATTTACCAAT ACGTCCCGAAGGAGCAGAGAATGCAGGCCGTCAGAGCGGCCATCTTGCTGATGCCGGACGAGAACAGGGAGGTTCTGCAGACGCTGCTCTCCTTCCTGCGCGACGTCacctccctggtggaggagAACCAGATGACGCCGATGAACCTGGCCGTGTGTCTGGGGCCTTCGCTCTTTCACCTCAGCATCCTGAAGAACGACACGCTGTCGCCAAG GTCGATCCAGAAGAAGTACACCACCGGCCGTCCCGATCAGAAAGACCTGAGTGAGAACCTGGCCGCCACTCAGGGCCTGGCACACATGATCTCTGAGGGCCATCGTCTGTTTCAG ATCCCAGAGGAGATGGTGACCCAGTCTCGTAACTCCTACATGGAGGCCGAGCTGATGGTGCCGCCGCTGGACGAGCTGTGCAAGGCTcacgaggaggaggtggatgaggacgaagaggaggacgaTGAGGAAGGATCCTACCATGCACACATAGAACGCCTGGTCCAGAACCTGCTGAAAGATGCCAAAGACAAGAGCAAAGCCTGGGTGTCACGTTCAACTATTGACAATACAGAGCTGGCTTTTAAAAAG GTGGGAGATGGTAACCCTCTGCGGCAGTGGCGTGTGTGCGTGGAGGTGCCCGCAACTCCCAGTGAGGTACTGCACCGGCTGCTCAGAGAGCGCCCCCTGTGGCAGACTGAGCTACGGCAGGAGAAGGTTCTGGAGCCgctggacagacagacagatgtgtaCCAGTACTCCTGCTGCAACATGGCACCTCAACCCAACTGTGACTATGTGGTACTGAG ATCGTGGCGTACAGACCTGTGCAGAGGTTCCTGTGCGCTGGTGAGCGTGTCCGTGGAACACGAGGACAGCCCACGCATGGGAGCGGTGAGGGGGGTTGTGCTGGAGTCGCAGTACCTCCTGGAGCCCTGTGGGACCGAGAGGACCAGGCTCACACACATCTCCAGAGTGGACCTCAG GGGAAGATCTCCAGAATGGTACAACAAGGCCTTCGGTCACCTGTGTGTCAATGAAGTCCAGAGGATccgctcctcttttctccctccagaTCAGACGAGCACTGAGGCCAAGGTCTGA